The genome window ACAATGAATATGAGGATGGTGCATAAGATTTTGTCCCCACGTATGTAAAATAGAGGTAAATCCCAGTGTTCCACCTAGATATTTTTTGTCAGATGCTAATTCTGTAAGAGTTTCAGCGACAGCTTTAAATAAAAGAGTATATAGCTCCTTTTGATTTTGATATACTATTAAATTTATGGTATCTGGAATGGTAAATACAACATGAAAGTATCCAACGTTAAGTAAATTACTTTTCTGAGAGTCAACCCAACGTTCTTTAGCAAGATTTTGACATTTAGGACAGTGTCTATTGCGACAAGAGTTGTAAGAAATCTTAGTACTTCCACAGCTTTCACATTTGTCTATATGACCACCTAATTGGGAAGTCCTACATTTTTCAATTGCAGACATAGCTTTTAGTTGAGCAAGTGTAAGCTTATGTTTTTCACGATATTCTGTACCATATTGTTGAAAAATATCTTGAACTTCAATCATTATTCTTATGCGTTTTTTTCGCTGATTTTTTCAACATGTCGAGAGGACTTTTTACATTTAAGGATTCAATA of Clostridium estertheticum contains these proteins:
- a CDS encoding transposase zinc-binding domain-containing protein, which gives rise to MIEVQDIFQQYGTEYREKHKLTLAQLKAMSAIEKCRTSQLGGHIDKCESCGSTKISYNSCRNRHCPKCQNLAKERWVDSQKSNLLNVGYFHVVFTIPDTINLIVYQNQKELYTLLFKAVAETLTELASDKKYLGGTLGFTSILHTWGQNLMHHPHIHC